A single genomic interval of uncultured Sphaerochaeta sp. harbors:
- a CDS encoding TrkA family potassium uptake protein — protein MKKEYDPDAYGIIGLGRFGLSLALELTKAGKQVIVLEIEEEKLNAVKDQLENIYPVKSVTEEVLHESGISHCRTAIVCIGKDIESNILVTMSLIELGIPRVIAKATSMNHGKVLERIGAEAVFPEVEMGERLARSLVSTGTLDFLELCDDFSIANVTLSGKFADQSVADLNLRKRYHLNIIVIIRDEKAISEIMPDQQLFEDDVLVVGGTNDAIRKFEQANEA, from the coding sequence ATGAAGAAAGAGTATGATCCTGATGCCTATGGGATTATTGGGCTGGGAAGGTTCGGCCTGTCCTTGGCCCTTGAACTAACTAAGGCAGGCAAACAGGTAATTGTCCTGGAAATTGAGGAAGAGAAGCTAAACGCAGTCAAGGATCAGTTGGAGAATATCTATCCAGTGAAATCAGTCACTGAAGAAGTATTGCATGAGTCTGGAATCTCCCACTGCCGTACTGCAATTGTCTGCATAGGAAAGGATATTGAATCAAATATTCTGGTAACAATGAGCTTGATCGAGTTGGGCATCCCACGGGTCATTGCCAAGGCAACAAGCATGAATCATGGTAAGGTGCTTGAGCGTATTGGGGCTGAGGCTGTCTTTCCTGAGGTTGAGATGGGAGAGCGACTAGCTCGTTCCTTGGTCTCCACTGGGACACTGGACTTTCTTGAGCTTTGTGATGATTTCTCCATTGCCAATGTCACACTCTCCGGAAAATTCGCCGATCAAAGTGTGGCTGACTTGAATCTCCGCAAGCGTTATCACTTGAATATTATTGTAATTATTCGAGACGAGAAAGCAATCAGTGAGATCATGCCTGACCAACAGCTGTTCGAGGATGATGTACTGGTTGTTGGTGGGACCAACGATGCAATCAGGAAATTTGAACAGGCAAATGAAGCCTAG
- a CDS encoding potassium transporter TrkG produces the protein MKKPLRANHYLLLGFMAIILVGSLLLRLPISHNEGIKISYWDSLFISTSAVCVTGLVTVDVALTFSLFGRTVIAILILLGGLGFASMVISFSLLLGMNIGLSQRSFIKEAYNLSSVQGTLMVVRAVGLAALLVQGVGVFIEYFIFRSTYGPLDALGHAVFNTISAFNNAGFDLMGKYQSLSMYRHSVAMNLTTALLIIIGGTGFFVIADIVKNRNWKKLSMHSKIVVTMNSILLIGGFLFYLFVEHLEPLAAFFQSVTTRTAGFNTVDIAGLSQAGLLVTIVLMFIGASPGSTGGGIKTSTIFTLFLSLGSLMFGRQTAAFKRKIGGESILKAFQVLLLSILLIGGGSFLLLIIEGSKFTFLEVLFEAVSAFATVGLSMGITTEIATLSKLVLVVVMFAGRVGPITIATSFARKASQLGYVEEQVFIG, from the coding sequence ATGAAAAAGCCGCTACGAGCAAATCACTATTTGCTGCTAGGCTTCATGGCTATCATTCTAGTGGGTTCGTTGCTGTTGCGACTTCCCATCTCCCACAACGAAGGAATAAAAATTTCCTACTGGGATTCACTTTTTATATCCACCAGTGCAGTTTGTGTTACTGGACTCGTTACGGTTGATGTAGCGCTGACATTCTCTCTCTTTGGTCGTACGGTCATTGCCATTCTGATACTACTCGGTGGTCTGGGATTTGCCTCAATGGTTATCTCCTTTAGTCTCCTCTTAGGCATGAACATCGGACTCAGTCAACGGTCTTTCATCAAGGAAGCCTACAACCTCTCTTCTGTCCAAGGAACACTGATGGTGGTACGTGCTGTTGGTTTGGCAGCTTTGTTGGTGCAGGGCGTTGGCGTATTTATTGAATATTTCATATTCCGTTCAACGTATGGTCCTCTTGATGCCTTGGGGCACGCGGTATTCAATACCATCTCTGCATTCAATAACGCCGGTTTTGACCTCATGGGAAAGTATCAGAGTTTATCCATGTACCGTCATAGTGTTGCGATGAATCTTACGACTGCTTTACTGATTATAATCGGAGGTACCGGTTTCTTTGTAATCGCAGATATAGTGAAAAACCGCAATTGGAAGAAACTGAGCATGCACTCCAAGATTGTGGTGACCATGAACAGTATTCTCCTCATCGGGGGGTTCCTGTTCTATCTCTTTGTCGAACATCTGGAGCCACTTGCGGCATTCTTCCAGAGTGTCACTACCAGGACAGCAGGTTTTAATACCGTCGATATTGCAGGATTGAGTCAAGCTGGACTCCTTGTTACCATTGTCTTGATGTTCATCGGAGCAAGTCCTGGATCGACTGGTGGTGGTATCAAGACCTCCACAATCTTTACGCTGTTTCTCAGCCTCGGCTCCTTGATGTTTGGCCGGCAGACAGCCGCCTTCAAGCGCAAGATAGGTGGTGAAAGTATTCTCAAGGCTTTCCAGGTCCTCTTGCTTTCCATTCTGCTTATAGGTGGTGGGAGCTTTCTGCTGTTGATTATTGAAGGATCGAAGTTCACTTTTCTTGAGGTACTGTTTGAAGCGGTTTCCGCTTTTGCTACCGTTGGACTTTCAATGGGAATCACCACCGAAATAGCTACACTATCGAAGCTCGTATTGGTGGTAGTAATGTTTGCTGGAAGAGTCGGCCCTATCACCATAGCCACCAGTTTCGCGAGGAAAGCCTCACAACTGGGCTATGTTGAAGAGCAGGTGTTTATTGGATAG
- a CDS encoding ferritin, with protein sequence MLSKEIATLLNEQINKEFYSAYLYLDMANFYAEKGLFGYENWFKVQAEEEMSHAMLFRQYLLNNGHAVTLSALADPSKSYENTKDPLVEALKHEEYVTASINNIYEVAVKQKDYRSQQFLDWFIKEQGEEEANAQENIQKFEVFGSDNRGLYMLNKELEARVFSPPSLQL encoded by the coding sequence ATGCTATCAAAAGAAATCGCCACATTATTGAATGAACAAATCAACAAGGAGTTCTATTCCGCATATCTCTATCTTGATATGGCAAACTTCTACGCTGAAAAGGGACTGTTCGGGTATGAGAACTGGTTCAAGGTACAAGCAGAGGAAGAGATGAGTCACGCCATGCTCTTTCGCCAGTACTTGTTGAACAATGGACATGCCGTAACACTCTCCGCTCTGGCAGATCCCAGCAAATCATACGAAAATACCAAGGATCCTCTTGTTGAGGCTCTTAAGCATGAGGAATATGTTACAGCCTCCATCAACAACATCTATGAGGTAGCGGTCAAACAGAAAGATTATCGCTCCCAGCAATTCCTTGACTGGTTCATCAAGGAACAAGGTGAAGAAGAAGCCAATGCTCAGGAAAACATCCAGAAATTCGAGGTCTTTGGCTCTGATAACCGTGGCCTGTACATGCTCAACAAGGAGCTGGAAGCAAGAGTCTTCTCACCTCCTTCCTTGCAGCTGTAA
- a CDS encoding pirin family protein: MQKRPIKRITGGAVQYDGAGVKLVRVIGYNDTKDFDPFLMLDAFDSKDSEDYIKGFPWHPHRGIETVTYLIEGEIVHGDSLGNSGSINEGCCQWMTGGSGIIHQEMPQPSDRMLGCQLWINLPKKDKMTDPAYRDIRKEQIPVVRETGSEVRVISGSYNGTKGPEEGDYVKTTYLDVKLEANQSWSLEVPSENTLFLYIVEGSLLTDDQEVPFHRAVLFGEGDTLSLSSGKAGVRFFLYAAKPLKEPIAWAGPIVMNTPEELRLARQELQNNTFIKHKQ; the protein is encoded by the coding sequence ATGCAGAAACGACCAATCAAGCGCATCACAGGCGGAGCGGTACAGTACGACGGAGCCGGAGTCAAGCTGGTTAGGGTCATTGGATACAATGATACCAAGGATTTTGACCCATTTCTTATGCTTGATGCATTCGATTCAAAGGATAGCGAAGACTATATCAAAGGATTCCCATGGCATCCCCATCGGGGGATAGAGACGGTAACCTACCTCATTGAAGGTGAGATTGTGCATGGGGATAGCCTGGGAAACAGTGGCTCCATAAACGAAGGATGCTGCCAGTGGATGACCGGAGGTAGTGGCATCATACACCAGGAAATGCCGCAGCCCAGTGATCGTATGCTTGGATGCCAACTCTGGATCAACCTTCCCAAGAAAGACAAGATGACCGATCCTGCGTATCGTGATATCAGGAAAGAACAAATCCCTGTTGTCAGGGAGACTGGGAGTGAGGTCAGGGTTATCAGTGGCTCCTATAATGGGACCAAGGGGCCGGAAGAAGGTGATTATGTAAAAACCACCTACCTCGATGTCAAGCTGGAAGCAAATCAATCCTGGAGTTTGGAAGTTCCCTCTGAAAACACGCTTTTTCTCTATATAGTGGAGGGATCACTGCTCACAGATGACCAGGAGGTGCCTTTCCATAGGGCTGTACTCTTTGGAGAAGGGGATACCCTTTCACTCTCATCGGGGAAAGCAGGTGTTCGCTTCTTTCTCTATGCGGCAAAACCGTTGAAGGAACCTATTGCTTGGGCAGGTCCCATTGTCATGAATACTCCTGAAGAGCTACGTCTTGCACGACAGGAACTCCAAAACAACACCTTTATCAAACATAAGCAATAA
- a CDS encoding GntR family transcriptional regulator, producing the protein MAKIEPKLEFSLDVKSGVPFYKQIIFQVEMAIADGRLGKGSQLPTVRALAVDLSVNPNTVARAYAEMEIRNIVVTQQGSGTFISDKEVSIDGIERERILSQITKEYITKAFSYGFQPSELIAAIKDMGNEVHTQGE; encoded by the coding sequence GTGGCCAAGATCGAGCCAAAATTGGAATTCAGTCTGGATGTAAAGAGTGGTGTGCCTTTCTATAAGCAGATCATCTTCCAGGTGGAGATGGCCATTGCCGATGGCAGACTGGGAAAGGGATCCCAACTCCCTACCGTTCGAGCACTGGCGGTGGATTTAAGCGTCAACCCGAACACGGTTGCCAGAGCATACGCAGAGATGGAAATCAGAAATATCGTGGTGACACAACAAGGTTCAGGAACCTTCATCAGTGATAAGGAAGTCAGTATTGATGGGATTGAACGGGAACGTATCCTTTCCCAGATCACCAAGGAATATATCACCAAAGCTTTTTCCTATGGATTCCAGCCGAGCGAGTTGATCGCGGCCATCAAAGACATGGGAAATGAAGTACATACACAAGGGGAATAA